The Babylonia areolata isolate BAREFJ2019XMU chromosome 32, ASM4173473v1, whole genome shotgun sequence genome window below encodes:
- the LOC143276554 gene encoding uncharacterized protein LOC143276554 isoform X2 produces MCDETVGACLVFLLTGEKSFVCVCVRERERERESRRDLWALACTAFGEDIFPIVSAGVLIRVSRGRGVPPPSRHSRPSPYSSRYPQFPPYPNRHTTPRRRHSTPPGPCTLRPAASRPHPYSSHPRRACLQSSSPTGSRQTQFPVPSVHNEFRNLLSDYHHHPDYPHSHHLPQLDYLSVRWVTEWDEVLSPSPSFLLQLGLPLPEAVSSGAASSSSSGASEDSGVSSAEEGEGGHGEVHHAEPRAQKRQQPGEASRFGGDGVPGGTLGRPPSSFRRLPVFSRLTQTGVEDTQGKGPGISLADAFLDVLQLEAASGDEGIDNSIRTTSEPLPVACGVSR; encoded by the exons ATGTGTGACGAAACCGTGGGGGCGTGCCTGGTTTTCTTGCTGACTGGAGaaaaatcatttgtgtgtgtgtgtgtgagagagagagagagagagagagagagcagacgagACTTGTGGGCGCTTGCGTGCACAGCCTTCGGAGAGGACATTTTCCCAATAGTGAGTGCCGGCGTTTTGATCAG GGTTAGCAGAGGCAGAGgggtaccaccaccatcacgacacTCAAGACCCTCTCCTTACTCTTCCCGTTATCCCCAGTTTCCCCCATACCCAAATCGGCACACAACCCCGCGGCGCCGACATTCCACGCCACCCGGTCCATGCACGTTGAGACCAGCCGCCTCTCGCCCCCACCCATATTCCAGCCACCCCAGAAGAGCTTGCTTGCAGAGTTCTTCCCCAACAGGGTCCCGGCAAACTCAGTTTCCGGTTCCGTCTGTGCACAATGAGTTCAGGAACCTGTTGtccgactaccaccaccaccccgattATCCCCACAGCCACCACCTCCCCCAGCTCGACTACCTCAGTGTGAGGTGGGTGACGGAGTGGGATGAGGTGttgtccccttccccctcctttcttcttcagcTAGGTCTTCCTCTGCCGGAAGCCGTCTCGTCCGGAgctgcttcatcttcttcttctggagcCAGTGAGGACTCTGGAGTGAGCTCTgctgaggagggtgaggggggtcacGGGGAAGTCCACCACGCGGAGCCACGGGCACAGAAGCGACAGCAGCCCGGTGAAGCATCAAGGTTTGGTGGTGACGGTGTCCCTGGTGGTACTTTGGgtcgtcccccctcctccttccgacGTTTGCCTGTGTTTTCTCGTCTGACGCAGACTGGTGTTGAGGACACCCAGGGGAAGGGCCCCGGCATCTCCCTTGCTGACGCTTTCCTGGATGTCTTGCAGCTGGAGGCTGCCTCTGGTGACGAAGGCATCGACAACTCCATCCGCACAACATCAGAGCCACTTCCAGTCGCCTGTGGAGTTTCCAGATGA
- the LOC143276554 gene encoding uncharacterized protein LOC143276554 isoform X1 yields MDVEQNSFLNNTDERNDTKHNSDNDSEQGTDYCSDMDDTESVEPAALVLEHGCCVSRARCFTTSSLPGCIMSTGSLTHASSRGDNHTSVTTNTTTATIANTQFGRQNSDVPSVDCRGLHTSQSPSHAQDTVHTDRHLLEESHSGLLVSGHDPLCSKHPEDLSSVSDVSAEAERSVNNPDDDNTDSQLHNDQSPTACDSRDNRLQNEASVLSTTEDSRDCCSSDPETERNAAFTRGHRCEEQGRDQLRQSCDGRVVRDLPCEEEQSRGLNQGCEESQELNTITRNVPHTQSTSTKSSPRTTRPTLVCRRRGGKPRKVRFSQIPNPAYVNGSDVVKTSSLRADVINTQCHLTEGSGTDCSATKDARSSDYVSDTSCGAGDRRRAAKRPFICTIEVDAIIRILQQCDLLH; encoded by the coding sequence ATGGATGTTGAGCAGAACAGCTTCCTAAACAACACAGACGAAAGAAACGACACAAAGCATAACAGCGACAATGATTCTGAACAGGGCACAGATTACTGTTCAGATATGGATGACACAGAGTCTGTTGAACCTGCTGCTTTGGTTCTTGAGCATGGTTGCTGTGTTTCTCGGGCACGCTGTTTCACCACATCTTCACTGCCTGGCTGTATCATGTCTACCGGCAGTCTCACACATGCCTCGAGTAGGGGGGATAACCACACCtcagtcaccaccaacaccacaactgcAACCATTGCAAACACTCAGTTTGGGCGGCAGAACAGCGATGTACCGTCAGTGGACTGTCGTGGACTTCACACATCTCAAAGTCCATCACACGCTCAAGACactgtccacacagacagacatctgcTTGAAGAATCGCACAGCGGCCTCCTTGTCAGCGGTCACGACCCCCTTTGCTCAAAACATCCAGAAGACCTGAGCTCTGTTTCAGACGTTTCAGCAGAGGCAGAGCGAAGCGTCAACAATCCTGACGACGACAACACAGACTCTCAACTTCACAATGACCAATCACCCACAGCCTGCGATTCTAGAGACAACAGACTCCAAAACGAAGCGTCCGTATTGAGCACAACTGAAGACAGCCGTGACTGTTGCTCAAGTGATCCTGAAACGGAGAGGAACGCAGCTTTTACTCGTGGTCACCGTTGCGAAGAACAAGGCAGGGATCAACTGAGACAGAGTTGTGATGGGAGGGTTGTTCGTGACCTCCCCTGTGAAGAAGAACAAAGCAGAGGACTGAACCAGGGTTGTGAAGAAAGCCAAGAGCTTAACACCATCACCAGGAACGTTCCTCACACCCAGAGCACATCCACGAAAAGTTCACCTCGCACCACACGACCCACGCTCGTTTGCAGAAGACGGGGCGGCAAACCCAGAAAGGTTCGCTTCAGTCAAATCCCCAACCCTGCGTACGTCAATGGCTCTGACGTAGTCAAAACGTCATCGCTCCGTGCTGACGTCATAAACACTCAGTGTCACCTGACGGAAGGATCAGGGACTGACTGCAGCGCCACCAAAGACGCTCGCTCTTCTGACTACGTCAGTGACACGTCATGTGGGGCTGGAGACAGAAGGCGAGCTGCCAAGAGACCTTTCATCTGCACCATTGAGGTGGACGCCATCATTCGCATCCTTCAACAGTGTGATTTGTTACATTGA